CAAAAACAATAATTTCAAAAATTTCCACACCTTTTATCTATAATGGCAATGAAATAAAGATTGGATGTAGTATTGGAATTTCAATTTATCCAGATAATGGAGAAGAGATTGAAGAGTTGATAAAAAAAGCTGATGAAGCAATGTATTCAATCAAAAGATCTAGTAAAAAAGATTTTGCCTTAATTTGTTAATTTTAGGTGGTTTGTTTTGGGTTAATCTTTTTAGATACTCATAAACCTTAGTCCAGCAATGTATTTATTAAAAAATTATAAAATAATGAGTATGCTCTTTAAAAACTAGGGTAAAAGCTGAAAACTAGTCAAATAACTAGCCCCACAACCAGCCAATTTATAAATCCCCAAAAATATGTTGAAGTAAAACCGCAGCAGCAATTGAAGCAGTTTCTGCTCTTAAAATTCTTGGGCCAAGGCTTATGGTTTCAAATCCTGCTTTTAAAGCAGCTTCTTTTTCATTATCGGTAAATCCGCCTTCAGGGCCTGTGATTGCAAGTATTTTTTTAGGATTTTTATATTTGTCCAAAAGTTTGGAGCTGGGAATTGTTATTCTTTCGTGAAACATTATTTTAAGGTCATAATTTTTTGAGGCTTCAATAATTTCATCAAAACTTTTTAGGTCTTTAATTTTTGGAAGGGTAGACCTTTCGCATTGTTTTAAAGCCTCTTTTGAAAGTTCAGCCCATCTTTCAATTTTATTTGAAATCTTTTTTTTATCAGGTGAACTTATGCTTCTTTTAGAAATATATGGAATAATTTCAAATACACCAATTTCAGTTAAAGGTTTTATTAATTGATCGTTTTTTTTCCCTTTTATCATTGAAAAACCAAGGGAAATTTCTACAGGAGAATCACTTTTACCTTTTGAGGCAGAAAATATAGAAAAATGTGTCTCGTTTTTTTCAAGCTTTACAATTTTTGTTAAAAAATCCATGCCTTTTCCATTTGTGAATATAACCTCATCATTTTCTTTCAGCCTTAATACATTTTTTAAATGATGGGATTCTTTTCCGCTTAATGAAAAAGAGCTGGTGGTTTCATCTAGCTTTTCATTATAAAATCTTCTCATATTATTTGCCTCAATTAATTTTTATGTTATTGTAAAAGGTGATTATATTTCTTTTCTCATAATATATGTTTTCAATTAAGTAAAATTAAGGAATTAAATTCAGTTAAAAAGACAGTCAACCACTAGAAATTCAATAGAAATTTCTTTAACTTTGGAGTATTTTTTTAATGAACAATCCATCCGGTGATTCCAATAAAAACAGTTTAAAAGACGATTTCGACCTTTCCGATCTTGAAGAAGTCGTTATAAATGAAATTAACTCAGATAGTATAAGTGATAATTCAGGCGATGAAGTTTTAGATTTGGAAAACTTCAGGCTTGATGAAGAAGAAATATTGGAGTTGGAAGAAAAAGTTGATGAAGAAGAAATCCTTGATTTAAACAAATTTAAAATTGAAGATGAAATTTTGGACTTAGAAAACTTCAAGCTAGATGAAGAAAAAATATTGGAGCTGGAAGAAAAAGTTATAGAAAATGAAGTTTTAGACTTAAATGGATTTAAAATTGAAGATGAAGTTTTAGATTTGGAAAACTTCAGACTTGATGAAGATGAAATTTTAGAGCTGGAAGAAAAAGTTGCAGAAAATGAAGTTCTTGAACTTACAGATAAATTAGATTTTGATGAAAGTTCAATAATTGATGAGTTTAGTACAGAGGAAATAGTTGAAGATTTAGTTTTTGAAGAAAATGAATCTATTTCAAGGGAAGATTTTTTAGAAATAGAAAGTTCAGCATTAAATATTGATGAAAAACTGCTTGAAAAGGTTCTTGAAAAAGTAATTACTAAAATATTTGCTGAAAAAATTGATGCCCTTCTTGTAAAAACAATTGAAAAAACAGTTACAAAAGAAATTCAAGAATTAAAAGAATCAGTGTTTTTACCTGAAAAATAGGGTTATAAGTAAATATAATTTTTTAAAACCGCTTTTAAAGCGGTTTTGTATTTTTATAGAAAAATTTATCGTCAAATAATGCTTTTAAAAAAAATTTTTACTTGCTAAATAAATGGGCTTGTAAAACAATTCGCGTCCTGAAAAGGAAAACGAATTTTGCAGTAAACTAATTTGGAGTTAAAAATGACTGACAATAGTATGGATAAATCGTATGAACACAATAAAGTTGAGCAGAAATGGTATGATTTCTGGTTAACCAATGGATATTTTAAAGCTGAAGACCAAAGCGAAAAACCTCCTTTTTCAATAGTTATACCTCCGCCCAACGTAACTGGTGTTCTTCATATGGGCCATGCATTGAACATTACTTTGCAAGATATTTTATGCCGATATAAAAAACTTAAAGGTTTTAACGTCCTTTGGATGCCAGGGACTGATCATGCAGGAATTGCAACCCAGAACGTTGTTGAAAAACAACTTGCACAAGAAGGCCTTTCACGCCACGATCTTGGACGTGAAAAGTTTGTTGAAAGAGTCTGGGAATGGAGAGAACAGTATGGCAGTGCCATCATAAATCAGTTAAAAAGACTTGGAGCCTCATGTGATTGGGAACGTGAAAGATTTACCATGGATGAGGGCCTTTCCACTGCTGTAAAAAAAGTATTTGTAGATCTTTATAATGACGGCCTTATTTACAAAGGCGACTATATAATTAATTGGTGCCCAAGGTGTAAAACAGCTCTTGCAGATCTTGAAGTTGAGCATGAAGAACAAGACGGTGCTCTTTATCATATAAGATACCCTTTTCCTGATGGCAGTGGAGACCTTGTAGTTGCAACTACAAGGCCTGAAACTTTATTTGGTGATACTGCTGTTGCAATAAATCCCAAAGATGAAAGATATAGTGAACTTAACTCTAAAACTGTTATTCTTCCACTTTCCGGAAAAGAAATACCCATAATAAGAGATTCTTATGTAGATACAGAATTTGGTACAGGGGCATTAAAAGTTACTCCTGCCCATGATCCAAATGACTTTGAAATAGGGATCAGGCATAATTTGCCAAGTATAAAAGCCCTTGATGATGACGGAATAATGACCAGTGCAGCTGGAGAATTTGAAGGACTTGACAGATTTGAGTGCAGAAACCAGGCTGTTAAAAAGCTTAAAAAAAGCGGTTATCTTATAAAAACGGAAAATATAAAACACAGCGTAGGTCAATGCTATAGATGCGATACCATAATTGAGCCCAACTTATCAAAACAATGGTTTGTAAAAACAAAACCTCTTGCAGAAAAAGCCATTGAAGCGGTTAAAAATGGTGATACAAAAG
This is a stretch of genomic DNA from Desulforegulaceae bacterium. It encodes these proteins:
- a CDS encoding 16S rRNA (uracil(1498)-N(3))-methyltransferase, producing MRRFYNEKLDETTSSFSLSGKESHHLKNVLRLKENDEVIFTNGKGMDFLTKIVKLEKNETHFSIFSASKGKSDSPVEISLGFSMIKGKKNDQLIKPLTEIGVFEIIPYISKRSISSPDKKKISNKIERWAELSKEALKQCERSTLPKIKDLKSFDEIIEASKNYDLKIMFHERITIPSSKLLDKYKNPKKILAITGPEGGFTDNEKEAALKAGFETISLGPRILRAETASIAAAVLLQHIFGDL